A genomic segment from Chitinophaga flava encodes:
- a CDS encoding S46 family peptidase → MRKKLVVLLLLLSVSIQWAKADEGMWLPYLLGQQTYNDMVKRGLKLTKEQLYSINKASMKDAIVIFGGGCTGEIVSNEGLIFTNHHCGYGAIAAASSVEHNYLKNGFYAKNKQEEISSPMLSVQFLVKVEDVTKDVEAQLKGLNGADRVKKEQDVYNDIITKATTGNGYEAKVVPMFKANQYLLFVYERFKDVRLVGTPPESVGKFGGDTDNWEWPRHTGDFSVFRVYATKDGKPASYSKDNVPLKPKHFLPVSIKGVKENDYAMIFGYPGGTNRYETSYGIKLKTEVENPSLVNLRDVRLKAMMEQMAKDPAVKLQLASNYASIANYWKFFDGETKQLKQHHVLEQKEKNEAAFAKWAQDKPEFANVMNDYAAAYKAWSPYAKHRVYLTEGILGSPAAAYAGTLMVLEKALVTPGSAKDAAQQAAVAADKARTSFLESENKPSDQKILAATARMFYNDVPKDQQPIGFYEALKNKFGSLEDDNTWKLWAAYLMNNTIIFDDAKWKAFMANPDAVTLQNDPLFAYTSTFIKNYAGKYQPIYSQFALKNNDLGREYLKGVMQMQPNANRYPDANFTMRLSFGQVKPYSPRDAVHYDYVTTMKGVIEKYVPGDYEFDLPANYMDLYNKKDFGQYKDAKRNDVVVAFITTNDITGGNSGSPVINANGELIGLAFDGNYEALSHKIQFDADYNRTICVDVRYVLWCIEKLGGAKNIIDELKLVK, encoded by the coding sequence ATGAGAAAAAAATTAGTGGTTTTGCTCCTCCTGCTCAGCGTAAGCATTCAATGGGCGAAAGCAGACGAGGGCATGTGGCTCCCTTATTTATTGGGCCAACAAACCTACAATGACATGGTCAAAAGAGGCCTCAAATTAACCAAAGAACAGTTGTATAGCATCAACAAAGCTTCCATGAAGGATGCGATCGTGATCTTTGGCGGAGGTTGCACCGGTGAAATTGTAAGCAATGAAGGTCTGATTTTTACGAACCACCACTGCGGTTATGGAGCAATTGCTGCTGCCAGCTCTGTAGAACATAACTATCTCAAAAACGGCTTCTACGCAAAAAATAAACAGGAAGAAATTTCTTCCCCCATGCTTTCTGTACAGTTCCTGGTAAAAGTGGAAGATGTAACGAAAGATGTGGAAGCACAGCTGAAAGGGCTTAACGGCGCTGACAGAGTGAAAAAAGAACAGGATGTTTACAACGACATCATCACCAAAGCTACCACCGGCAACGGCTACGAAGCCAAAGTGGTTCCTATGTTCAAAGCTAATCAATACCTGCTGTTTGTATACGAGCGCTTTAAAGATGTTCGCCTGGTAGGTACGCCTCCTGAAAGCGTAGGTAAATTCGGTGGTGATACCGACAACTGGGAATGGCCCCGTCATACCGGCGATTTCTCTGTCTTCCGCGTATATGCTACCAAAGACGGTAAACCTGCGTCTTATTCCAAAGACAACGTTCCGTTAAAACCTAAACACTTCCTGCCGGTATCCATCAAAGGTGTAAAAGAAAATGATTACGCCATGATCTTCGGTTACCCCGGTGGTACCAACCGTTACGAAACCTCTTATGGCATCAAGCTGAAAACAGAAGTGGAAAACCCTTCTCTGGTAAATCTGCGCGACGTAAGACTGAAAGCCATGATGGAACAGATGGCGAAAGATCCGGCAGTAAAACTGCAACTGGCCTCTAATTATGCCAGCATCGCTAACTACTGGAAATTCTTTGATGGCGAAACCAAACAACTGAAACAGCACCACGTACTGGAACAGAAAGAAAAGAATGAAGCTGCTTTCGCCAAATGGGCACAGGACAAACCTGAGTTTGCCAATGTCATGAACGATTATGCTGCTGCTTACAAAGCATGGAGCCCTTATGCCAAACACCGTGTATACCTGACTGAAGGTATCCTTGGTTCTCCGGCTGCTGCTTATGCAGGTACCCTGATGGTGCTGGAAAAAGCACTGGTAACTCCAGGTAGCGCTAAAGATGCTGCTCAGCAGGCTGCCGTTGCCGCTGATAAAGCAAGAACCTCTTTCCTCGAAAGTGAAAACAAACCCAGCGATCAGAAAATCCTGGCTGCTACTGCACGCATGTTCTACAACGACGTGCCTAAAGATCAGCAACCTATCGGATTCTATGAAGCGCTGAAAAACAAATTCGGCAGCCTCGAAGACGACAACACCTGGAAACTCTGGGCCGCTTACCTGATGAATAACACCATCATTTTTGATGATGCCAAATGGAAAGCATTTATGGCCAATCCGGATGCAGTGACCCTGCAAAACGATCCTCTTTTTGCTTACACCAGCACCTTCATTAAAAATTACGCCGGTAAATACCAGCCTATTTACAGCCAGTTCGCACTGAAAAACAACGACCTGGGCCGCGAATACCTGAAAGGTGTAATGCAGATGCAACCTAACGCCAACAGGTATCCGGATGCCAACTTCACTATGCGCCTCTCTTTTGGCCAGGTGAAACCATATTCTCCACGCGATGCTGTACATTACGACTATGTTACTACCATGAAAGGCGTGATCGAGAAATACGTACCAGGCGACTACGAGTTTGACCTCCCGGCTAACTACATGGACCTGTACAACAAAAAAGATTTCGGTCAATACAAAGACGCTAAACGTAACGACGTAGTAGTGGCCTTTATCACTACCAACGACATTACCGGCGGTAACTCCGGTTCTCCAGTGATCAACGCCAATGGCGAATTGATTGGCCTGGCCTTCGACGGTAACTACGAAGCGCTGAGCCACAAAATCCAGTTCGACGCTGACTACAACCGCACTATCTGCGTAGATGTACGCTATGTACTGTGGTGCATCGAAAAACTGGGTGGTGCCAAAAACATCATCGATGAGCTGAAGCTGGTGAAATAA